GGCCAAGTTTTAAAGCTGCCCGGGGAAAGGTCTCTGGTATTACCTCTTCAAAGGCTACGGCCGCTGGGTCAAACTTTTCAATCAGGGTTAAGATCTCGCGGTGGATCCTTAAAAGCCGTTCGGCAAGGGTCTTTTCTTTTAAACGTATCACGCCCCAGGCAACAGGGATCTCGCGGCTTTCAATAACTCCATAGCCTGTTACCTGGGATCCCGGGTCAATGCCTAAAATGCGCATCAAATGTTGGCACCTACGCGTTCCATGAGTTCGTCGGGAATATCAAAATTGGCATAGACCTGTTGCACGTCATCGTGGTCTTCCAGGGTTTCCATCAGGCGCAACATTTGCTGCACGGTTTTTTCGTCTTCAAGCTTCACCGTTGATTTTGGGACCATGGTCACCTTGGCAGAGTCTATCTTAAAACCCGCTTTTTCAAGGGCTGTTTTAACGGTTTCAAGGTCTTGAGGGAGGGTAATGATTTCAAATTCACTTTCGTATTCCCGCACGTCTTCGGCACCGGCCTCAAGGGCTTCTTCCAAAAGCTTTTCTTCATCTGCGCCTTCTTTGGGGACGATGATTAAGCCCTTTTGTTCAAACACCCAGGCCACCGCGCCTGGCTCAGCAAGGTTCCCACCGCATTTGCTAAAAATATGGCGAAGCTCAGAAACCGTGCGGCGTTTGTTATCGGTTACGCTTTTTATGAGCACGGCTACCCCGCCAGGGCCATAGCCCTCATAGACCACTTCTTCCCAGGTCATGCCAGGTTCCTGGCCGGTGCCCTTGCGGATAGCACGCTCGATATTCTCTTTGGGCATATTGGCTGCCTTGGCGGCCTGGATAGCAGCACGAAGCCTTGGGTTAGCACTTGGATCCCCTCCGCCCATGCGTGCCGCTACCATTATTTCCCTAATGAGTTTGGTGAAAAGCTTCCCTCTTTTGGCATCTTG
Above is a genomic segment from Thermodesulfatator atlanticus DSM 21156 containing:
- a CDS encoding YebC/PmpR family DNA-binding transcriptional regulator, which gives rise to MAGHSHWAQIKRKKAAQDAKRGKLFTKLIREIMVAARMGGGDPSANPRLRAAIQAAKAANMPKENIERAIRKGTGQEPGMTWEEVVYEGYGPGGVAVLIKSVTDNKRRTVSELRHIFSKCGGNLAEPGAVAWVFEQKGLIIVPKEGADEEKLLEEALEAGAEDVREYESEFEIITLPQDLETVKTALEKAGFKIDSAKVTMVPKSTVKLEDEKTVQQMLRLMETLEDHDDVQQVYANFDIPDELMERVGANI